In Actinomyces sp. zg-332, the following proteins share a genomic window:
- a CDS encoding dipeptidase has protein sequence MFTVEELREKNHANFDELVQVLKDFVAIPSVSSSSFDQKYVQESAEFVAKLFSEEGLDIKILKAETKDGKQSRPAVVGSLIVDEAAPTVLLYAHHDVQPPGDVATWDSDPFEAVERNGRLYGRGSADDGAGIIAHLGAVRLLKENLGVNVKVFIEGEEEIGSPTFRDFLQTYRAELDADVIIVADSANWKVGEPSLTSSLRGLVELTVEVKCLDHAVHSGVYGGPILDANVLAARLIASLHDENGDVAVKGLVASNDAEVVYPEEELRASAGAVEGLKLAGTGDLAARLWYKPAISVIGMDITSVAMSSNTIAPKCTFVLSMRIAPGQDMHEAAELLTKHLEENAPFGASVRVFNPDLGPSFKANASPICDKAHWALSKAWDFDSVNTGMGGSIPFLADFNEVFPQAEILITGVEDPDTQAHSENESVHLGELENVILAEALLLAKIAEQI, from the coding sequence ATGTTCACAGTAGAAGAACTTAGAGAAAAAAATCATGCTAACTTTGATGAGCTAGTGCAAGTTTTGAAGGATTTTGTTGCTATTCCATCAGTATCTTCATCTTCTTTTGACCAAAAATATGTGCAAGAAAGTGCTGAATTTGTAGCTAAGCTTTTTAGTGAAGAAGGTCTGGACATTAAAATTCTAAAAGCTGAGACAAAAGACGGAAAGCAAAGTCGACCAGCTGTTGTGGGCTCTTTGATAGTAGATGAGGCAGCACCTACTGTATTGCTATATGCTCACCACGATGTTCAGCCTCCAGGAGATGTTGCTACTTGGGACAGCGACCCATTTGAAGCTGTAGAAAGAAATGGTCGTCTATATGGTCGTGGTAGCGCTGATGACGGTGCTGGAATTATTGCACATTTAGGTGCTGTTCGTTTGCTGAAAGAAAATCTTGGGGTAAATGTCAAAGTATTCATCGAAGGTGAAGAAGAAATTGGTTCTCCTACTTTCCGTGATTTCTTACAGACTTACCGTGCAGAACTAGATGCTGATGTGATTATTGTTGCAGACTCAGCTAACTGGAAAGTTGGGGAGCCATCTTTGACATCTAGCTTACGTGGACTAGTTGAACTAACTGTTGAGGTAAAATGCCTAGATCATGCTGTGCATTCAGGTGTATATGGTGGCCCAATTTTAGATGCTAATGTATTAGCTGCACGTTTGATTGCTTCCTTGCATGATGAGAACGGCGATGTTGCTGTTAAGGGATTAGTGGCTTCTAATGATGCTGAAGTTGTTTATCCAGAAGAAGAACTTAGAGCAAGTGCTGGAGCTGTAGAGGGGCTAAAACTAGCTGGTACCGGTGATTTGGCTGCAAGATTATGGTACAAACCAGCAATCAGTGTTATTGGTATGGATATTACTTCTGTTGCAATGTCTTCAAATACCATTGCTCCAAAATGTACTTTTGTTCTTTCTATGCGTATAGCTCCAGGTCAAGATATGCATGAAGCTGCTGAGTTACTAACTAAGCATTTAGAAGAAAATGCTCCTTTTGGTGCTAGTGTTAGAGTTTTCAACCCAGATTTAGGTCCATCTTTCAAAGCTAATGCTTCTCCGATTTGTGATAAGGCACATTGGGCGTTATCAAAGGCTTGGGATTTTGACAGCGTAAATACTGGTATGGGTGGTTCTATACCATTTCTAGCTGATTTCAATGAAGTATTTCCTCAAGCTGAAATATTGATTACTGGTGTTGAAGATCCAGATACTCAAGCTCACTCTGAAAATGAATCTGTGCATTTGGGTGAACTAGAAAATGTTATTTTGGCTGAAGCTTTGCTATTGGCTAAGATTGCTGAACAAATATAG